The following coding sequences are from one Virgibacillus necropolis window:
- a CDS encoding YtpI family protein, giving the protein MIIFPILITLSLVFYVYYKVAILKSDDNLTQAYLNAKSRICLGSFILFFAINQYIFYQTRISLFVGIAFLILGVMQLSRGIKEAGHYKNEWKRLNNE; this is encoded by the coding sequence ATGATTATTTTTCCAATTCTAATTACATTATCACTTGTATTTTATGTATACTATAAAGTAGCTATTTTAAAAAGTGACGATAACCTTACCCAAGCATATCTTAACGCAAAATCGAGAATTTGTCTTGGAAGTTTCATTTTATTTTTTGCAATAAACCAGTACATATTTTATCAAACACGGATTTCATTATTTGTAGGTATTGCATTTCTAATACTGGGTGTAATGCAACTATCACGCGGTATCAAGGAAGCAGGGCACTACAAAAATGAATGGAAACGACTTAATAATGAATAA
- a CDS encoding DHH family phosphoesterase: MNFEQVVQAIDKHDTIIIHRHVRPDPDALGSQGGLMHLIKETYPSKNVYIVGSEDPSLTFLIEMDTISDDSYEGSLVIACDTANAARIDDKRYNKGNMLIKIDHHPNVDEYGDIMSVDTTASSTSEIIYDLFLYAKSHGYEMNDQAARLIYGGIVGDTGRFLFPSTTKKTFQYAAELVTYNFDRTALYDGIYNTKETIARLRGYILQNYKLSESGMSTIKLTKSILSEFDVSVMETGQLVGVLGDVEGIKAWAFFIEEDDLIRVRLRSKGPVINTIAATYNGGGHPMAAGASVDSWNEVEQVIHDLDQACLSYT; encoded by the coding sequence ATGAACTTTGAGCAAGTAGTACAAGCAATTGATAAACATGATACGATTATCATTCATCGTCATGTTCGACCTGACCCTGATGCCTTAGGATCGCAAGGTGGATTAATGCATTTGATTAAAGAAACATATCCATCCAAAAATGTATATATCGTTGGTTCAGAAGATCCATCTTTAACATTTTTAATTGAAATGGATACGATTAGTGATGATAGTTATGAGGGATCCCTTGTGATTGCTTGCGATACGGCTAACGCTGCACGAATCGATGATAAACGGTATAACAAGGGAAATATGCTAATTAAAATTGACCACCATCCAAATGTGGATGAATATGGCGATATCATGTCCGTTGATACAACAGCGAGTTCAACAAGTGAAATTATTTATGATCTATTTTTATATGCCAAAAGTCATGGATATGAAATGAATGATCAGGCAGCTCGACTTATTTATGGAGGTATCGTTGGTGATACTGGGAGGTTTTTATTCCCAAGTACTACAAAAAAGACGTTTCAGTATGCTGCAGAACTTGTAACCTATAATTTTGATCGTACTGCATTATATGATGGTATTTATAATACAAAGGAAACCATCGCTAGATTGCGCGGCTATATTTTACAGAACTATAAGTTGTCTGAGTCTGGCATGAGTACAATTAAATTAACAAAGTCGATATTAAGTGAGTTTGACGTGAGCGTTATGGAGACGGGTCAATTAGTAGGTGTATTAGGTGATGTTGAAGGAATTAAAGCGTGGGCATTTTTTATTGAAGAAGATGATTTAATCCGTGTTCGCCTCCGTTCTAAAGGTCCAGTAATTAATACAATTGCCGCAACATACAATGGTGGAGGTCATCCAATGGCTGCTGGGGCATCTGTTGATTCATGGAATGAGGTTGAGCAAGTCATCCATGACCTTGATCAAGCGTGTCTTTCATACACTTAA
- the ytrI gene encoding sporulation membrane protein YtrI, with the protein MHIPPYYKKKSWQRFLVGTFFGAVIGYCVLLYMYGNMYEDLLEQTIELQSKVDALQDQNKALLQDKEDLNQQTKESDTVKTIEISISNEAELKMDKLIVHQLEVLIKEEISHIIGQDVDTVAESIELLESTIENKSFDVDDMTYKFTTIKTSITDEVKLTLEAEIEG; encoded by the coding sequence ATGCATATACCACCGTATTATAAGAAAAAGAGTTGGCAGCGTTTCTTGGTTGGTACATTTTTTGGTGCAGTAATCGGATACTGTGTCCTTCTTTATATGTATGGAAACATGTATGAAGACTTACTGGAACAAACTATAGAATTACAATCAAAGGTAGACGCTTTACAGGATCAGAATAAAGCATTACTACAAGATAAGGAAGACCTTAACCAACAGACAAAAGAATCTGATACAGTAAAAACAATCGAAATTAGTATTTCAAACGAGGCAGAATTAAAGATGGACAAATTAATTGTACACCAGCTCGAGGTACTCATAAAGGAAGAAATATCCCATATAATCGGTCAAGACGTTGATACAGTAGCGGAAAGCATTGAATTATTGGAATCTACAATTGAAAATAAAAGTTTTGATGTTGATGATATGACATATAAATTTACAACAATAAAAACTTCCATAACGGACGAAGTAAAACTAACGTTGGAAGCTGAAATTGAAGGATAA
- a CDS encoding YtrH family sporulation protein translates to MEERFFATFIHCYFIAFGVIIGGAIIGSIGSFMTGDAPVTSITRLAKSLRIWAIVAAIGGTFDAIANFERGLDGSTIDVFKQVLLIVAAMGGVKSAILLLSWAVQQEIE, encoded by the coding sequence ATGGAAGAACGTTTTTTTGCTACATTCATACATTGTTACTTTATCGCATTCGGGGTCATTATTGGTGGAGCTATTATTGGAAGTATTGGTTCGTTTATGACTGGCGACGCCCCTGTTACGTCAATTACACGGCTTGCAAAAAGCTTACGTATATGGGCGATTGTAGCGGCGATTGGTGGTACATTTGATGCTATTGCTAACTTTGAAAGAGGCCTTGATGGATCGACAATTGATGTTTTTAAACAAGTATTGTTAATTGTTGCTGCAATGGGCGGGGTAAAGTCTGCCATTTTACTGCTTTCATGGGCCGTTCAACAGGAGATAGAATAA
- the dnaE gene encoding DNA polymerase III subunit alpha, which produces MSFTHLQVKSGYSLMESTITIDKLVKKAADLNFQALALTDDHVLYGAIPFYKACKSHGIKPIIGINVQVIDEHTEEITCILLAKNNQGYKQLMKLSTDVQLSDNKNIEFAQLNKYTQDLIGIVSTTSKEIGIRFENQSFEEINEYLAHWKQAFAGGDFYLSVEDHGKERDKTLHQKVQTYSIRERVNVVAVNDVRYLDQKDDHAYDCLQAIKKGQQWVPTNNPSVPHHHLRSSDEMDSLFGLTWPEVIEATNGIVEKCNVELNFDERLLPSFAVPEEMDAHTYLEKQCFDNLETKFKSVSNEVKERLKYELSVIKSMGFSDYFLIVWDFINYAKRNDIVVGPGRGSAAGSLVAYVLSITDVDPIKHQLLFERFLNPERITMPDIDIDFSDNRRDEVIDYVRDKYGVDHVAQIITFGTFAARSLVRELIKTIGIDQQDAYFLLKEIPIQANKSLLDYIQASEDLKKYIKQSASLKALFTIALKLEGLPRHVSTHAAGVVISEKPLVEHIPLTIGSSHTLLTQYPMNELESVGLLKMDFLGLRNLTLLERVIKSIGQTQNKQLHLDEIPESDEETFNLLQSGMTDGIFQLESEGMKQVLTKLKPTSFEDIVAVNALYRPGPMENIPTYISRKHNQSPIHYPHPDLEPILKKTYGVLIYQEQIMQIASHLAGFSLGKADILRRAVSKKQHELMDEQRETFIAGCLNNGYDEAVAIEIFDWIVQFSNYGFNRSHAVAYSKISYQLAYLKAHYPASFFAELLSTSVNQQEKVHHYRKEAKDFKLEFLPPNINNSFGKYTVEHGQIRMGLLSIKGIGNQAVKEIVRARKSGPFKSIFDFCLRISTKLINRQSMELLIMVGAFDDTYHNRASLLATIDHAMEQGELFREFADQPSLFQDKMDLEVTYVEIEDFSLMKKLADEKELVGIYISSHPLASYREKLRMSGYLTLNQANRMVGKRNVKSAVIIQSMKTIRTKRGDPMAFVTIGDETSEMEAVIFPDVFREVNRWLNEEVIILITGKIELRNNKNQWLVQEIHQFNEEDVKAKANQRLFVKFSEQNSEKVLLNMKEIAINHPGNTPVIIHREDKKQTYQLASEYFMEATRECLQELKGYFGEANVVLKKE; this is translated from the coding sequence ATGTCGTTCACGCATTTACAAGTTAAAAGTGGATATAGTTTAATGGAAAGCACTATTACAATCGATAAGCTTGTAAAAAAAGCCGCTGATCTTAATTTCCAAGCGTTAGCATTAACGGATGATCACGTTTTATATGGTGCCATTCCATTTTATAAAGCATGCAAAAGTCATGGTATAAAACCTATAATAGGAATAAACGTTCAGGTAATAGATGAGCATACGGAAGAAATTACTTGTATTTTACTCGCAAAAAACAATCAAGGTTATAAGCAATTAATGAAGCTTAGTACGGATGTTCAATTGAGTGACAACAAAAATATCGAGTTCGCCCAACTAAATAAATATACGCAAGATCTCATTGGAATCGTATCAACAACTAGCAAAGAAATAGGTATTCGGTTTGAAAACCAATCATTTGAAGAAATCAATGAGTATTTGGCACATTGGAAACAGGCATTTGCAGGTGGTGACTTTTATTTAAGTGTTGAAGACCACGGCAAGGAACGGGATAAAACGTTGCATCAAAAAGTCCAAACTTATTCAATTCGGGAACGAGTTAATGTAGTTGCAGTTAATGATGTTAGATATTTGGATCAAAAAGATGATCATGCTTATGATTGTTTACAAGCCATAAAAAAAGGGCAACAATGGGTACCTACTAACAATCCTTCTGTTCCCCATCATCATTTGCGATCATCAGATGAAATGGATAGTTTATTTGGACTAACCTGGCCAGAAGTTATAGAGGCAACTAATGGGATTGTGGAAAAATGCAATGTAGAGTTAAACTTTGATGAACGACTACTCCCTTCCTTTGCGGTACCAGAGGAAATGGATGCTCATACATACTTAGAAAAACAATGCTTTGACAATTTAGAGACCAAGTTCAAGTCGGTTTCAAATGAAGTAAAAGAGCGGTTGAAATATGAACTATCCGTAATAAAGTCCATGGGATTTAGTGATTATTTTTTGATTGTATGGGATTTTATCAATTATGCAAAAAGAAATGACATAGTTGTTGGTCCTGGACGCGGTTCTGCTGCAGGTTCATTAGTCGCTTATGTGTTGTCAATAACGGATGTGGATCCAATCAAACACCAGTTGCTTTTTGAACGTTTTCTCAATCCTGAACGAATCACAATGCCAGATATAGATATCGACTTTTCAGATAACCGTCGTGATGAAGTAATTGACTATGTCCGGGATAAATACGGCGTGGACCATGTTGCGCAAATTATTACATTTGGTACGTTTGCAGCTCGTTCACTGGTACGTGAGTTAATTAAGACTATAGGAATTGATCAACAAGATGCTTATTTTTTATTAAAAGAGATACCAATACAAGCTAATAAATCATTGCTCGACTACATACAGGCTTCAGAAGATTTAAAGAAGTATATTAAGCAGTCGGCTTCATTAAAAGCATTATTTACGATTGCACTTAAGCTTGAAGGTTTACCTAGACATGTTTCAACGCATGCTGCTGGAGTAGTGATAAGTGAGAAACCACTTGTCGAACATATTCCACTTACTATAGGATCAAGCCATACGCTTTTAACGCAATATCCGATGAATGAATTGGAATCTGTAGGGTTATTAAAAATGGACTTCTTAGGTTTAAGAAATCTAACCTTATTGGAACGAGTTATTAAATCAATTGGACAAACACAAAATAAACAACTACATCTAGACGAAATACCAGAAAGTGATGAAGAAACGTTTAACCTTCTTCAATCGGGGATGACTGATGGTATATTTCAATTAGAATCAGAAGGAATGAAACAGGTTTTAACAAAACTTAAACCTACATCCTTTGAAGATATCGTTGCGGTGAATGCACTTTATCGTCCAGGTCCAATGGAAAATATACCTACTTATATAAGTAGAAAACATAATCAGTCGCCCATTCACTATCCACATCCAGATTTAGAGCCAATCCTAAAAAAAACTTACGGTGTACTCATTTATCAAGAACAAATTATGCAAATTGCGAGCCACCTTGCTGGTTTCTCACTTGGTAAGGCTGATATTTTGCGTCGAGCTGTTAGTAAAAAACAACATGAATTAATGGATGAACAAAGAGAGACTTTCATAGCTGGTTGTTTAAATAATGGCTATGATGAAGCCGTTGCAATAGAAATTTTTGACTGGATTGTCCAGTTTTCAAACTATGGATTTAACCGAAGTCATGCTGTGGCATATAGTAAAATCTCGTATCAATTAGCCTATTTGAAAGCTCACTATCCTGCTAGTTTTTTTGCTGAGTTACTAAGCACGAGTGTGAACCAACAAGAAAAAGTGCATCATTATCGAAAAGAAGCAAAAGACTTCAAGCTTGAATTTCTACCGCCAAACATCAATAATAGTTTTGGTAAATATACAGTTGAACATGGACAAATTCGAATGGGACTACTATCGATAAAAGGAATTGGTAATCAAGCAGTTAAAGAAATTGTTCGTGCTCGTAAGTCAGGTCCATTTAAAAGTATTTTTGATTTCTGCTTACGTATTTCTACAAAATTAATAAATCGTCAGTCAATGGAATTGCTAATAATGGTTGGAGCGTTTGATGATACGTATCATAATCGCGCAAGCCTTTTAGCCACAATTGATCATGCAATGGAACAAGGTGAATTATTTCGTGAATTTGCTGATCAACCCAGCTTGTTTCAGGATAAAATGGATCTAGAAGTAACCTATGTAGAAATCGAGGATTTTAGCTTAATGAAAAAGCTTGCTGATGAAAAAGAACTAGTTGGAATCTATATTTCAAGTCACCCATTAGCAAGTTATCGCGAGAAACTGAGAATGAGTGGTTATCTAACCTTAAATCAAGCAAATAGAATGGTTGGTAAGCGAAATGTAAAAAGTGCTGTTATTATTCAATCTATGAAAACCATTCGAACAAAGCGTGGAGACCCAATGGCGTTTGTTACGATTGGTGACGAGACAAGTGAGATGGAAGCGGTAATTTTCCCAGACGTATTTCGAGAAGTAAATAGGTGGCTCAATGAGGAAGTTATTATTCTGATAACTGGGAAAATCGAATTACGTAACAATAAAAATCAATGGTTAGTTCAAGAAATACATCAGTTTAACGAAGAGGATGTAAAGGCCAAGGCAAATCAACGGCTTTTTGTGAAATTTAGTGAACAAAATAGTGAAAAGGTATTGTTGAACATGAAAGAGATTGCAATTAACCATCCCGGGAATACTCCGGTGATTATTCATAGGGAGGATAAAAAACAAACGTACCAATTAGCTAGTGAATATTTCATGGAAGCTACTAGAGAATGTCTGCAAGAATTAAAAGGATATTTTGGGGAAGCGAATGTAGTCTTAAAAAAAGAATAG
- a CDS encoding NAD(P)-dependent malic enzyme, whose protein sequence is MSNLRDEALQMHKSNKGKLTIQSKVPIRNARDLSLAYSPGVAEPCKEIHDHKEKVYDYTMKGNMVAVISDGSAVLGLGNIGPEAALPVMEGKSVLFKGFAGVDSFPICLGTHDVEEIVRTVKLMEPTFGGVNLEDIAAPNCFIIEERLKKETNIPIFHDDQHGTAIVTIAGLINALKVVGKSFSDIKVVANGAGAAGIAIIKLLHSFGVREMIMCDSKGAIVEGRPYGMNDVKDEVAKMTNKEHKEGSLEEVLEGADVFIGVSVGGLLTKEMVERMSTDPIIFAMANPDPEIMPDDAKAAGAKVIGTGRSDFPNQVNNVLAFPGIFRGALDVRATRINERMKVAAAEAIASLIAEEDLNEDYVIPNPFDARVAPIVAKSVAKAAMESGVARINVDPEAIADKTRRLTQIDTE, encoded by the coding sequence ATGTCGAATTTAAGAGACGAAGCACTACAAATGCATAAATCAAATAAAGGTAAACTAACTATCCAATCAAAGGTACCTATTCGTAATGCTAGAGATTTGAGTTTAGCTTATTCGCCCGGTGTTGCGGAACCATGTAAAGAAATACATGACCACAAAGAAAAGGTATATGATTATACAATGAAAGGCAATATGGTAGCAGTTATAAGTGACGGATCAGCTGTACTTGGACTTGGAAATATAGGTCCAGAAGCGGCTCTACCTGTTATGGAAGGGAAGTCTGTATTATTTAAAGGTTTTGCCGGAGTGGATTCTTTCCCAATCTGTCTTGGAACGCATGATGTAGAAGAAATCGTACGTACAGTAAAATTAATGGAACCAACATTTGGTGGGGTTAATTTAGAAGATATTGCTGCACCGAATTGTTTTATTATTGAAGAAAGACTTAAAAAGGAAACAAACATTCCAATCTTTCACGATGATCAGCATGGAACAGCAATTGTTACTATTGCTGGCTTAATTAATGCTTTGAAGGTTGTCGGGAAATCTTTTTCGGATATAAAGGTAGTTGCAAATGGGGCGGGAGCTGCAGGTATTGCTATCATAAAGTTACTCCACAGTTTTGGTGTACGCGAAATGATTATGTGTGATTCAAAAGGGGCAATAGTTGAAGGTCGACCATACGGTATGAATGATGTTAAAGATGAAGTTGCCAAAATGACGAATAAGGAACATAAAGAAGGTTCGCTTGAAGAAGTTCTTGAAGGTGCTGATGTCTTTATTGGTGTATCAGTTGGCGGGTTATTAACAAAGGAAATGGTTGAGCGTATGAGTACAGACCCAATTATTTTTGCGATGGCTAATCCCGATCCAGAGATAATGCCGGATGATGCAAAAGCAGCTGGTGCTAAAGTGATTGGTACTGGGAGATCCGATTTCCCGAATCAAGTTAATAATGTTTTAGCTTTTCCAGGTATTTTTCGTGGAGCGTTAGATGTTCGAGCTACACGGATCAATGAGAGGATGAAAGTTGCTGCTGCAGAAGCGATTGCATCGTTGATAGCTGAAGAGGATCTAAACGAAGATTATGTTATCCCAAATCCGTTTGATGCTAGAGTAGCACCAATTGTAGCAAAAAGTGTTGCAAAAGCAGCAATGGAGTCTGGTGTTGCAAGAATCAACGTTGATCCTGAAGCGATTGCTGATAAAACGAGAAGATTAACACAAATAGATACAGAGTAG
- a CDS encoding FadR/GntR family transcriptional regulator, with product MAVSMSPKQKVYQAVLNEIRRYINENNLKPGDKLPSERDLAENLQAGRSSIREALRAMELLGLIETRSGQGTFLSIYKPYQTVELLASFILQGSKTKQDLTVAKIIIEKEIAKLAFHQLDNEDIHVLKTIAKENKTKKHSEFFRFLFKKTDNHLLTKIWDLMEDFSQTINERNYDKMFYEDLIAVYQKQKYDAIEGLFEDV from the coding sequence ATGGCTGTGTCCATGTCACCTAAACAAAAAGTATACCAAGCCGTGTTAAACGAGATTCGAAGGTATATAAATGAAAATAACTTAAAGCCTGGTGATAAGCTCCCTTCTGAACGTGATCTTGCAGAAAATTTACAAGCTGGAAGGTCGTCTATTAGGGAAGCGCTCAGAGCAATGGAGTTACTTGGTTTAATTGAAACACGAAGCGGTCAAGGTACTTTTTTAAGTATTTATAAGCCGTACCAAACCGTTGAATTACTAGCTTCCTTTATTTTACAGGGCAGCAAAACAAAGCAGGATTTGACAGTAGCAAAAATAATAATTGAAAAAGAAATTGCAAAGCTTGCTTTTCATCAACTAGATAATGAAGATATACATGTACTAAAAACGATAGCAAAAGAAAATAAGACAAAAAAACATAGTGAATTTTTCCGTTTCTTATTCAAAAAAACGGATAATCATCTATTGACGAAAATTTGGGACTTAATGGAGGACTTTTCTCAGACGATAAATGAGCGTAATTATGATAAAATGTTTTATGAGGATCTTATTGCTGTTTATCAAAAACAAAAATATGATGCCATTGAAGGGTTATTTGAAGATGTCTAA
- the accD gene encoding acetyl-CoA carboxylase, carboxyltransferase subunit beta produces MLKDFFGKKKKYAPIPGEQGKLDVPEGLMKKCQGCHKIYYRKEMNKNLNVCPNCGFHHQLNAWERIESLFDEGSFQEWDKNLISTNPLGFPGYEEKLEKDRINTNLNEAVVTGKGTIDEQPTVVSIMDARFRMGSMGSVVGEKIARAVEEARKQSLPIIIFTASGGARMQEGVLSLMQMTKTSVAIKRFSDSGGLMLSIMTHPTTGGVSASFASIGDYNFAEPGALIGFAGRRIVEQTIREKLPDDFQTAEFLLEHGQLDQVIHRRDLKRILTTMLHMHQKGGDSE; encoded by the coding sequence TTGCTAAAGGATTTTTTCGGCAAGAAAAAGAAATATGCACCAATTCCAGGCGAACAAGGCAAATTGGATGTACCAGAAGGATTAATGAAAAAGTGTCAAGGATGCCACAAAATATATTATCGAAAAGAAATGAACAAAAATTTAAATGTCTGCCCAAATTGTGGTTTCCATCACCAATTAAATGCTTGGGAAAGGATTGAGAGTTTATTTGATGAAGGTTCTTTTCAGGAATGGGATAAAAATTTGATTTCTACTAATCCACTCGGTTTCCCTGGATATGAAGAAAAACTAGAAAAAGACAGAATTAATACAAATTTAAACGAAGCAGTAGTCACTGGCAAGGGTACGATAGACGAACAGCCTACAGTTGTCAGTATCATGGATGCTAGATTTCGAATGGGTAGTATGGGATCTGTTGTTGGTGAGAAGATAGCCCGGGCAGTTGAGGAAGCAAGAAAGCAATCATTACCTATTATTATTTTTACTGCTTCTGGCGGTGCTCGAATGCAGGAAGGTGTACTAAGTTTAATGCAAATGACAAAAACTTCCGTTGCAATCAAGCGTTTTAGCGATTCTGGAGGTTTGATGTTATCTATCATGACACATCCAACAACTGGTGGTGTCTCTGCAAGTTTTGCATCTATTGGTGATTATAATTTTGCCGAACCAGGTGCTTTAATTGGTTTTGCAGGAAGACGAATTGTTGAACAGACCATTCGAGAAAAATTACCTGACGATTTTCAAACTGCAGAGTTTCTTTTAGAACATGGGCAACTAGATCAAGTTATTCACAGACGTGATTTGAAGCGAATTTTGACCACAATGCTTCATATGCATCAGAAGGGCGGGGACTCTGAGTGA
- the accA gene encoding acetyl-CoA carboxylase carboxyl transferase subunit alpha, whose amino-acid sequence MRQVLDFEKPIVNLKEKITELKSFTEDSEIDLSDEINTLEKRLTKLEDDIYTNLKPWNRVQMARHPERPTTLDYIDELFTDFMEFHGDRAFGDDAAIVAGIANYNGKPVTIIGHQRGKDTKENIRRNFGMPHPEGYRKALRHMKQANKFNRPIVCFIDTKGAFPGKAAEERGQSEAIARNLMEMAGLTVPIICIVIGEGGSGGALALGVGDHIHMLENSTYSVISPEGAAALLWKDSGLAQKAAETMKITSYDLKELGVIDEIIPEVKGGAHRDVKQQASYINDALSKSLSTLIEIDQEELLEKRWEKYKQIGDYEELEQ is encoded by the coding sequence GTGAGGCAAGTATTAGATTTTGAGAAGCCAATCGTTAATCTAAAAGAAAAAATCACGGAATTGAAAAGTTTCACAGAAGATAGTGAAATAGACTTATCTGACGAGATTAACACATTGGAAAAGCGGCTAACTAAATTAGAAGATGATATCTATACAAATTTAAAACCGTGGAATCGCGTACAAATGGCGCGTCACCCGGAACGTCCAACAACACTTGACTACATTGACGAATTATTTACGGATTTTATGGAGTTCCACGGTGATCGTGCATTTGGTGATGATGCTGCCATTGTAGCTGGAATTGCAAACTACAATGGTAAACCAGTTACTATAATTGGCCATCAACGTGGTAAAGATACGAAGGAAAATATCCGTCGTAATTTTGGTATGCCACATCCAGAAGGGTATCGAAAAGCATTACGCCATATGAAGCAAGCTAATAAGTTCAACCGGCCTATTGTTTGCTTTATCGATACGAAAGGCGCTTTTCCAGGTAAAGCTGCCGAAGAACGAGGGCAAAGTGAAGCAATCGCGCGAAACTTAATGGAAATGGCCGGTCTAACTGTGCCAATTATTTGTATTGTTATTGGTGAAGGTGGAAGTGGTGGAGCACTTGCCCTTGGTGTTGGAGATCACATTCATATGCTTGAAAACTCTACATATTCAGTGATATCACCTGAGGGAGCAGCAGCATTGCTATGGAAAGATTCCGGACTTGCCCAAAAGGCAGCTGAAACGATGAAAATAACTTCTTATGATTTAAAAGAACTTGGTGTAATTGATGAAATTATTCCAGAAGTTAAGGGGGGAGCTCATCGGGATGTTAAACAACAGGCTTCCTATATTAATGATGCCTTGTCAAAGTCCTTGTCAACACTAATTGAAATTGATCAAGAAGAATTACTTGAAAAAAGATGGGAAAAGTATAAACAAATTGGTGATTATGAGGAACTTGAACAATAG
- the pfkA gene encoding 6-phosphofructokinase → MKKIAVLTSGGDAPGMNAAIRAVVRKSIYHGLEIYGIENGFQGLMNGNIRKMEIGSVGDIIQRGGTILFSARSEEFKTPEGQQRGIEQLKKHEIEGLIVIGGDGSFRGAQKLTESGFPCIGIPGTIDNDIPGTDFTIGFDTALNTIIEAIDKIRDTATSHERTYVIEVMGRDAGDLALWAGLADGAESILIPEKKDDFKAVISKLKRGHERGKKHSIIILAEGVGSGFAYGKRIQDATNLETRVTVLGHIQRGGSPTASDRVLASRLGAKAVDLLLAGNGGRVVGIQQNQLVDHDILEILDQKHAINLDMYKLSNELSI, encoded by the coding sequence ATGAAAAAAATAGCTGTGTTAACAAGTGGCGGTGATGCACCTGGAATGAACGCTGCCATTCGTGCAGTAGTGAGAAAATCCATTTATCACGGATTAGAAATTTATGGAATAGAAAATGGTTTTCAGGGTCTAATGAACGGGAATATCAGGAAAATGGAAATAGGTTCTGTTGGTGATATTATACAACGTGGTGGAACAATATTATTTTCTGCGAGAAGTGAGGAATTTAAAACACCTGAGGGACAGCAAAGAGGTATTGAACAACTAAAAAAGCATGAAATCGAAGGCTTAATTGTTATTGGTGGGGATGGTAGTTTCAGAGGCGCACAAAAGTTAACTGAAAGTGGTTTTCCATGCATAGGAATTCCAGGAACAATTGATAATGATATCCCTGGCACAGATTTCACTATTGGCTTTGATACGGCACTTAATACAATTATTGAAGCAATTGATAAAATTCGCGATACCGCGACATCACATGAGCGGACTTATGTTATCGAAGTTATGGGACGTGATGCAGGCGATCTTGCTTTATGGGCAGGACTAGCTGACGGGGCGGAAAGTATATTAATTCCAGAAAAGAAAGATGATTTTAAGGCCGTTATTAGTAAACTTAAACGAGGACATGAACGTGGTAAAAAGCATAGTATCATTATTTTAGCAGAGGGCGTTGGTAGTGGGTTTGCTTACGGGAAACGTATTCAGGATGCAACAAATTTAGAAACCCGTGTTACTGTGTTAGGACATATTCAGCGCGGGGGTTCACCGACAGCATCTGACCGAGTTTTGGCTAGCCGTTTAGGGGCGAAAGCTGTTGATTTATTACTAGCAGGTAATGGTGGGAGAGTAGTAGGAATTCAACAAAATCAACTAGTCGACCACGATATATTAGAAATATTAGATCAAAAACATGCAATAAATTTGGACATGTATAAGTTATCCAATGAATTATCGATATAA